A single genomic interval of Staphylococcus hyicus harbors:
- a CDS encoding YtxH domain-containing protein — MRALQITLGLAAGVATGLGVALMKRDSGTRIESTTVEKPKSDLEKEINNIKRSFSDILSYVNDIKTESQTVAGSIGDEVKTMIGEFQSDIDPNFKRLQSHIENLQNRGEEITNFPSKK; from the coding sequence ATGAGAGCCTTACAAATTACTTTAGGCCTTGCTGCAGGTGTTGCAACTGGACTTGGCGTCGCGTTAATGAAACGTGACAGTGGAACACGTATCGAAAGTACAACTGTAGAAAAACCTAAATCAGATTTAGAAAAAGAAATCAACAATATTAAACGTAGTTTCAGTGATATTTTAAGCTATGTGAATGACATTAAAACGGAAAGTCAAACTGTAGCCGGCTCAATTGGAGATGAAGTTAAAACAATGATTGGTGAATTCCAATCAGATATCGATCCTAATTTTAAAAGATTACAGTCTCACATTGAAAATTTACAAAATCGTGGCGAAGAAATCACAAATTTTCCATCCAAAAAGTAA
- a CDS encoding HIT family protein: MAETIFSKIIDGDIPSFKVYENDYVYAFLDISQLSKGHTLLIPKKPSANIYETDAETMKHIGEALPIVANAIKEAFNPDGLNIVQNNGEYASQSVFHIHFHLIPRYKNDIDGFEYHWETHEDVFNDEAKASIAKQIANKIQQ, translated from the coding sequence ATGGCTGAAACAATTTTTTCAAAAATTATCGATGGCGATATTCCAAGTTTTAAAGTTTATGAAAATGACTATGTCTATGCTTTTTTAGATATCTCACAATTATCAAAAGGACATACCTTACTTATACCGAAAAAACCTTCAGCAAATATTTATGAAACAGACGCTGAAACGATGAAGCATATTGGTGAAGCGTTACCTATCGTTGCGAATGCGATAAAAGAAGCTTTCAATCCAGATGGCTTAAATATAGTACAAAATAATGGAGAATACGCATCACAATCTGTTTTTCATATTCATTTTCACCTCATTCCACGCTATAAAAACGATATAGATGGTTTTGAGTACCATTGGGAAACGCACGAAGATGTGTTTAATGATGAAGCTAAAGCTAGTATAGCGAAACAAATTGCAAATAAAATACAACAATAA
- the ecsA gene encoding ABC transporter ATP-binding protein EcsA, producing the protein MTVQVTNLTGGYGKTPIIKNINFSLKPGEIVGLIGLNGAGKSTTIKHLLGLLTPTEGEMSISNININDDIEAYRRRLSYIPESPVIYDTLTLKEHIEMTAMAYNIDVNTAMTRAIPLLKSFRLEDQLDIFPSHFSKGMKQKVMIICAFIVDPDLYIIDEPFLGLDPLGIQAMLDLMESKKHEGRTVLMSTHILATAERYCDRFIILDQGQIVAMGDLDELRQQTQMPNHTLDEIYIKVTHQGASL; encoded by the coding sequence ATGACTGTACAAGTTACTAATTTAACTGGTGGTTATGGAAAAACACCGATTATAAAAAATATCAACTTTTCACTTAAACCTGGAGAAATTGTTGGCTTAATTGGATTAAATGGCGCAGGTAAAAGTACAACAATTAAACATCTTTTAGGATTGCTTACACCAACGGAAGGGGAAATGTCGATTTCTAATATAAATATTAATGATGATATTGAAGCATATCGTCGTCGATTATCTTATATTCCTGAATCACCTGTCATTTATGATACATTAACATTGAAAGAACATATCGAAATGACTGCGATGGCATATAACATTGACGTTAACACTGCAATGACGCGTGCAATACCACTATTAAAATCATTCCGCTTAGAAGACCAATTGGACATTTTTCCAAGCCATTTCTCTAAAGGGATGAAACAAAAAGTGATGATTATTTGTGCGTTTATTGTTGATCCAGATTTATACATTATTGATGAACCCTTTTTAGGTCTTGATCCATTAGGCATACAAGCGATGCTCGATTTAATGGAGTCAAAAAAACATGAAGGCCGCACAGTACTCATGAGTACACATATTTTAGCAACCGCTGAAAGGTATTGTGATCGATTTATCATTTTAGATCAAGGTCAAATCGTTGCTATGGGAGATTTAGATGAATTGCGCCAACAAACACAAATGCCAAATCACACACTTGATGAGATTTATATTAAAGTGACACATCAAGGAGCGTCATTATGA
- the ecsB gene encoding ABC transporter permease EcsB, with translation MNNVKALYRSRQRKDFEEKRYYNKFIFNGHFSVFLVILLGAFILGYGEWLRAIPKGINYLLIMSILLSLTSLFPLKTRLLEADQLFLLPFENNMMYYMKRCVLSSYLSRLPLHIIMLIIFYPLFHTLYPNDTLHFIVLIILALFLPFLGLMLRWQWYLYGLENWSINLLLFILILSGYYVWIDGKSYMGLASVLFIIGLIILLKNMNTKKRFPWYFMVNQAHQHQANYYKFVNMFTDVKGLTAPSSRRKYLDVFLRKPKQMTSDTMYLYLFKRHFLRGKDAFHLTLRLGIIVASLMIWLHQPIVSLIIGSLGMYIIILQMSQFYTQEAYGIWPQVWPVSDLKVIQGYQTFLYHTVVVVGIVLSLTFMISNLQYAYAVVVFFIVGILTVRATIKKLKYQETLLRD, from the coding sequence ATGAATAATGTAAAAGCATTATATCGGTCAAGACAACGAAAAGACTTTGAAGAAAAACGCTATTACAATAAATTTATCTTTAATGGTCACTTTTCAGTATTCCTTGTCATTTTATTAGGCGCATTCATTTTAGGTTACGGTGAATGGTTGCGTGCGATTCCAAAAGGTATTAACTATTTACTAATTATGTCAATATTATTAAGTTTGACTTCACTGTTTCCATTAAAAACGCGTTTGCTTGAAGCAGACCAACTTTTTTTACTCCCATTTGAAAATAATATGATGTATTATATGAAACGTTGTGTACTATCTAGTTATTTGTCACGTTTACCATTACACATCATTATGCTTATCATATTCTATCCATTATTCCATACCTTATATCCTAACGATACGTTACACTTTATTGTGCTTATCATTTTAGCACTCTTTTTACCTTTTTTAGGACTCATGTTACGTTGGCAATGGTATCTATATGGACTGGAAAATTGGTCTATTAATTTACTGTTATTTATATTAATTTTATCTGGTTATTATGTTTGGATAGACGGCAAATCATACATGGGGCTTGCAAGCGTTCTTTTTATTATTGGACTCATCATATTGTTGAAAAATATGAATACTAAAAAACGTTTTCCATGGTATTTTATGGTGAACCAAGCACATCAACATCAAGCGAATTATTATAAATTTGTAAACATGTTTACAGATGTAAAAGGGTTAACTGCGCCATCTTCTAGACGTAAATATTTGGATGTATTTTTGCGTAAACCGAAGCAAATGACGAGTGATACAATGTATTTATATTTGTTCAAACGGCACTTTCTTCGAGGTAAAGATGCATTTCATTTAACATTACGATTAGGTATAATTGTCGCATCTTTAATGATATGGTTACATCAACCTATTGTTAGTTTGATTATTGGTAGTTTAGGAATGTATATCATCATTTTACAAATGTCGCAATTTTATACACAAGAAGCTTATGGTATATGGCCACAAGTGTGGCCGGTATCTGATTTAAAGGTGATACAAGGATATCAAACATTTTTATATCACACAGTTGTTGTTGTTGGCATAGTATTAAGCCTTACTTTTATGATTTCAAACTTACAATATGCCTATGCAGTAGTTGTCTTTTTTATAGTAGGGATTTTAACAGTAAGAGCAACTATCAAAAAATTAAAATATCAAGAAACGTTATTGCGCGATTAA